CACATCTTAAGTAAATCATCTTTTATTCGCGGGTTGCAATGTACCAAATCATTGTACCTGTATAAAAATTTTTACAAGCAGAAGGACAAAACAAGTCCGGAACAACAGGCTATTTTCAGCAGAGGGACTAATGTAGGAGTTACCGCCCGTAAATTGTTTCCTGGCGGAGTTGATGCGAGCCCCTCATCACCCTTTAAATATTCTGAATCTGTAGAATTAACGAAGAAGCTCATCAGTGAAGGTGTTGAAATAATTTATGAGGCCGCCTTTATGTTTGAGAAAACGCTTGTGGCCATTGACATATTGGTTAAACACAATAATCTTTGGTATGGTTATGAAGTAAAAAGCTCAACCCGCATTACACCTACTTATATATCGGATGCTTCATTACAATATTACATCATACGTAACAATGGCATTGAACTTGAGGATATCAGCATCATTAATATCAATACTGCCTATATAAAACAAGGCCCGCTTGAATATAACAAACTCTTCAGGTTGACCTCCGTAAAAAAAGAAGCAATTGAAAACGCCGCTTTTATTGAGGAGAACTTACGCCGGCTATTAGCCGTAGCTCTTGGCCAT
This Bacteroidota bacterium DNA region includes the following protein-coding sequences:
- a CDS encoding DUF2779 domain-containing protein — its product is MEKHILSKSSFIRGLQCTKSLYLYKNFYKQKDKTSPEQQAIFSRGTNVGVTARKLFPGGVDASPSSPFKYSESVELTKKLISEGVEIIYEAAFMFEKTLVAIDILVKHNNLWYGYEVKSSTRITPTYISDASLQYYIIRNNGIELEDISIININTAYIKQGPLEYNKLFRLTSVKKEAIENAAFIEENLRRLLAVALGHEQPDVKIGAHCYSPYACDFIGTCWKDIPENSVLNLSGVSKDKLFELHDNGVKTIGEIPADYESKKPFKLQIESLTTNQAIIDKEGIKKFLETINYPLYFMDFETIMPAIPLFDNTHPYQHIPFQYSIHFKETKSSPLIHYEFLAQAGI